In Pygocentrus nattereri isolate fPygNat1 chromosome 3, fPygNat1.pri, whole genome shotgun sequence, the DNA window CAAAGGTTAATCACAGTTTGTTTCTTTCACAGCAATTGTATCAAACATTATCGGATTATGACATTCGCTTCTACATGTATGAAATTCTGAAGGTAAGATTGCCTGTTGTAGCTATTGTAAGTATATCATCTCCAGAATAACATTTCAGGACAACAAGAATAAGACAGACAATTAAGTGAAGGTGTAATATTTTCTGAGGACATTAGGAAACTGACCTGAGCTCTGCTGTTCTGCTTAATTGAAGCCCCCTGCTACCTCCATGTCTCTATCTTCACTAGGCTCTAGACTACTGTCACAGCATGGGCATTATGCACAGGGATGTCAAACCACACAATGTCATGATTGATCATGAGCACAGAAAGGTAAGTCAGGCTATGAAAATTAGATCTTAATCTTTagttattttaaacatttctcagttttcttCTTTGGTCAAGATTTAGTTGTTACAATTTGagattttatatttatagaTACTGGATAAATGTTGAGGAATGGTGATTACAGTATTATAGTTttgttgtgtgtatatactaAAAGATGAATCCTAATGAATCTTAAGTGAACGGTTTAAGAATTGCCCTCCCACCCCACCCCTGTAAAGCTTCGTCTGATAGACTGGGGCTTGGCAGAGTTCTACCACCCAAACCAGGAGTACAATGTGCGAGTTGCCTCCAGGTACTTCAAAGGCCCAGAACTGCTGGTGGACTACCAGGTGAGAACGGTTTATATGCATGTATTTGAGTTTTTGGATATttgactgaattttttttctccctcaagATCAGAGCTATGTAATCATTCACAGtattcttttttaaatgcattgttgttttttgtttttgttttttttatttctgttttgttgcattttagATGTATGACTACAGTTTGGACATGTGGAGTTTGGGTTGCATGCTGGCCAGTATGATCTTCAGAAAGGAACCATTTTTCCATGGACATGACAATTACGACCAGGTACTGTCTGGTCTGCACATTTATGATTCCTTTTGCTGTACATGTTGATTAATTCTGTATGATTTTTCATGCTGTTGCTATGTACAAGGACTAGTTTGTTGTGTATCCTGCTGATCATatttcatttacacatttactcTTACACAGCTTGTACGAATTGCCAAAGTCCTGGGTACAGAAGACTTATATGACTACATTGACAAATACAACATTGAACTGGACCCACGTTTCAATGACATTTTGGGCAGGTGAGAATTGCCTGAGCTTGAATtgaatgtttttatgtatgGCTGGGTGATATATCTGTAAGTATCGCGATATAATGTTTCCTTGATAGAGCGATAATAAAGGTTTGATAAATGTTCTATATAAACGCCACTCTCACACTTCCATGTTCAGCGACAGCCCTGGTGATGTTTTTttactgcaaggaaagcgacactactctgctgtcgccaggagagAGTGCACTTCCGAGTTTTTCAACATGAATAGAGAGGGAGGGGCAATGAGTGAAAGCCGTtgccaaatatactttagcaactTCTGAAAagtggagttatacattccctgtcTGAGTGGAGCGACTGGCAATCTGTTCTCCTATGCGGAGATCTGATTTCCTGATAAATCACGTCTGCAGCGCTGTTACACAGCCAAACcatcatattttagtattagtgcattccagAGCAACAAAAGTTAAataaagaagtgggttcatgttAGTTACAGCCcagatttaaacaaaaacaaaactgaagaagctaCGAGGCATTGGAAAGCATCAGAGCgctatctttccaggctagctgtttttagctgcAGGATAACTTGAAGCAGTGCTCAGTCATTCGCAGAACATGCTGAATTGATGAATACTTTAggtcaaacaagacacaaaagcaccactTTCCTAAAAAGACGACTCTGGTTTGAGAGATTTACACTGCAGTTAGTTAATGCTTTTACACAATGAGCGTCAGATATATTGCTGTTCACCTCTCAAACCACTATGAtagaatagagaaatccagtcATCTGTTAGCtgtgtttgaatactgtgatatggAGTGAGGCTGGCTAGGTGGCTGTGTGATCCATCACTTGCGTACCGATCCAGTTAATGTTTGCCATTCGTACCAAGTTGATGATGTTGAGGAACTAAACTGTTTAGCACTGTgattttccagctggtaaaaacagctcaccagaaaCTTTCTCCCAAAGTCCCAtaacagatttgtgaaatgttccactgttttgtaagtgtttgtcatgttcttaCCATAAAGGATAATTTAAAATGGCAATTAACCAATCAGGAGCAAAATTCAACCTTCAAGCTTTAAAGAAATGATGGATTGAAGTTTATCGTGATCTGTATCGATATCGATATCGAGCCATATGAATTCTGTTTATCGTGATAAAATATTTGGCCCTCTCGCCCAGCTCTAGTTTTTTGTTTCTAGGTATTATGTTTTCGTGGGGGTGCTTTTGGTTTTAATGTTGCTTTTGAGTGGGTACAATTTCAGTGATTTATATGGAGTATTATGTGTATTCTGTGATCAGGCATTCACGTAAGAGATGGGAGCGTTTTGTGCACAGTGAAAACCAGCACCTAGTGAGTACTGAGGCTCTGGACTTCCTAGACAAGCTGCTGCGGTATGACCACCAGGCTCGCCTCACTGCCCGCGAGGCCATGGATCACCCCTACTTCTGTAAGCTAACAGACTCTTGTCCTCAGACAGTTAACAGCTAGCGAACAGTTGCAATGACTGATTAACAAAAGGGGGGGGTTGGTTGTGCTTAAGAAGCCATATCAAAATGCTGGGCACTCTAATATAAGTAGGTTCTGGGCAGTGTTAATTATGTGCTGTGGAATATGCAAAGGCTTTGGTGTAATAAATGCTTAATTTAAAAGCATATTggagcatttttgtttttctaaatttGTGTTCTTTATTAAGCTTTCTGGGAGTGCAGCTAAAAcgttttgtagtatttttaccATTTCCCTCAAATGTAAATCCTCAGTTGCTTCCTGTTTACAGACTCTGCTTCCTGGTCTGCTTGTGAGCTTCTGAATGTCATCATGCTGCTGTCGAATGAAGTAATTCATGGCCTGATGTACATAAATTAGTTTTCagacaatgaaaaataaaattgttcttAGGTACACATTACACATAGGATACTAAATGTCAGATTCTCAGTATCGTGCAGGTCCATTGTCGCCTAGAGCAGTGGTCTGCTACCCaaatattaatgtatttttgtcctttcaacaaaaatcaaaccaccctggggaaccacaacattttatattcattttaccatctttgctgtaaacatgtctcagtgtgtgctaatgtactagtatataCTTAAAATATGATGTGAGTGATAATGcaaacttactttgctctgctttaaggtTTAGCACAAAGCATGTTCTCAAATTTTCGACAGGAAACAAAAGTgtaatagtttcttgtaaaatgtctctcaatgttagactttttacgaggcagaagtagctgacttcagcctcgtaaaaagtctaacattgagagacattttacaagaaactattccacttttgtCGATCTCATTCTCCAACTTTTgcaccaattaaggtggaacaggagaagcTGGCAAACGAGAATCTGCACCTTTTTACCGTTTGACAGTTcctcgctgcagattaaacatatcaatAAATCAGCTGGAGTGATTTACAAATGCAAAGAAGTCCATCTGTCatcaaattattgatgttttaaATCTGTCTCTTTGACTTCTCATTAGCTCAGGGATCGGCAACATGCATCTTTTTTATGGCCAttttgcagctccacagcagaagagatttttaggtaaaaatgaaatctgattgttctaacacactttaacaataaatggttttaaacgcTTGAGTTAATGTAGCCCACATTAATCCTGAAGGAACAACAGTCCTGCCTTGctaatgaaatggcaaaaagaaagatttaagacaaacattgataaCTTGGAGACAAACtggcatttacattttataagcTGGTTTCTGTCAAACTCTTAAaaagtcacgaagctgaagAAGCTGGCCAACAAGAAGCTGACGTTttgaattctcccattccaccttaaatggtgcagcagttacattccggcagctcaggcaccatttaagttgTAACAAAGTTTCACGGAAAAGTTTCCAGccggagatgcaagaaaagctgagctaaagcttaaagcagagcaaaaaagTTGAAACCGTGTTAGagcgatcagcagagctttattttattggaatttttacctacaaatctaatctGCATCAgaacagtaaaagagccacatgttgctgacctAGAGTGACCACCTCATCTGGCTAAGTGAAACACGCTACCCTATAATCTGATCTGGAAAACTACAAACTGTTCTATTAACTTGGTCAGGATGAGACTAGTATAACTTCAGtgatgaattttaaaaatgattgagGCATTAAGCCTGGATAAATATAGCTGTATTGTAGAAAAACGTGCAAACATCACAATGACTGTACACTCACTTCATAAGTGCTCGAACTCCATGTCCACATTTTAGGTCACTTAGTCTGCAGAACATTCAGCTTCACCTTGAGATGCTATATTTGGCCTTTGTTTTAAGTGGAGTGATTTGCCATGATCCCATCTCAGTTTGCTCAGGTCACTGGCAAACCACCTTCATGCTGGATTGTTAGAGAAATGTAAGATAAAACATTCCCCCAAGCATCTTGGCTGACATACTGCAGCATGTTTCATTTGTACCTGTACTCTAAAGGTCCACTAAAAGTACTCAAACAGTTGTTTTAAAATCCAGGGgtcatattacagaaacattttaggtctgaaatcttatctggttagtcaccatgacaattttagttaggactgaattgaggacagaagctattacagaacaagAGTTCTGTAAAAGTGTATCCTAACTCCAGATAGGAGAACGATATCACAATTGTTTTGATgcgtgggtttttttttttgagcagatCTCACCATGCTGCTCCATGTTCAGCCATCATCTATGGTCTTTATTTAACTGCGCTGCCCTGTGGCTTCCACATGAATTGCTCACACATCATTGCCCCCcccccttatttatttatttaaataactaTCAGGACACGTAGCATATGAACTTATGTCACACTGTAAAGTCCATTACCTGAAAAAgagtaacaacaaaaaaaatactgctTGTCATACTGCAACATTTCTCTTGttgaaacacattttacattggAAGCCActctaattttttattttttttattatcctTTGAAATAAAACGGTCTATACATGACAAAGTCCAAAGCTACTTCTTAATAAAAGACGGCGGTGAGACGgacatccagcttatgtgtcttagAGCACCGCTTGCTTTATAAGTACAGatgaaggatgttttttttgagtctgacatcagtttaaagccattaaaaacacaagcgcaccAACTGGAAACCCATCTCAtgccgactggacctcacgtgatgttcgttgtcatggtaacgtttactctaagcacTACACGCATTCGTGTAGTTTTGCATCGGATTaattgtagtgagcatgtaaacgaagattttcatcagactgttgaatagtgtgtgcatataaacacctcagtctgaatctgtaatctgattgtaTTTAATTAGATTGGCAGAAAtctttgtatgtaaacatgGCCACTGTTTCTGGAATTCCATGTCTAGCGAATTGTGACTTAAGATGAATGATGACTGTTGCACTTCTAGTGTCCGATTTCAGCCACTTGACCTCAATGAACTTGGCATAGTAATCCACTAAGAGTAGATAATCCTGCTCAAAGGTGAATAGGTCAACACGTATCTACTGCCAGGGTCTTCCTGGAACACTGTGGATGTAATGGCTCTGGACTGTCGCTTCTGATGTGTACTGCACACATCACAGCTGTTCACCATGTCTGTGATACTTTGTGACATTCCAGGCCAAAAGAGTACTTCTCTTGCTCTGGGCCTGCAGCTTTCAATGCCCAGGTGGCTCTCATGAATACGCTTTAGCATTTCGGCTCTCAGTGCTGCGGGGGCTATTAGTCACTCTGCTTTGAATAGAACTCCATCCACTGCTGAAATTTCTTCTCTGAAGTTCCAATATGGTAGCATTTCTTTTGCTGCTCGACTCTTTTTGCTGGCCatcccttcagaactgtctgAGAGTTTAGTCAGTGTCATCATCTTTTGTTTCCTTTCTGAATTCTATTACCACCAGGTGCACCTGTGCTTCTATATCTTTATCAGATGAGTTGGCCACTGGTAAGTAAGCTCTGGACAGTGCATCTGCTATGTGCATTTCCTTTCCTGGCCTGTACTGTACATTCACTTGATATTTCTGCAGTCTCATTGAGTCTCTGTATTCTGGCTGGAGCACTGCTCAATGGATTTTTCATTATTGTTTCAAGTGGTTTGTGATCTGACTCCACATCCACTTCTTCAGTTCCATAGACGTACTGATGGAAATGTTCTGCCCCGAACACaattgcatttctttttctatttgtgCATAGCGCTGTTCAGTTTCTGTCAGTGTACGCAATGCATATGCAACTGGCTCGTTCTCTTGCAGTAGGACCGCCCCAAGTCCATTTTTGGAAGCATCAACTGACAGCACTACAGGTAGCTTTACATCATAGTATCTGAGCAAAGGAGCTTCAGTGAGCATTGTTTTAAATTTGTTGTATGCATGCCGATCTTCCCACTGCCATGCAACATCATTTCTGATAAGACCACGTAATGGCTCCGTGTGTTGTGACATGTTTGGAATAAATTTGGCGAGGTATGTGACCATACCCAGAAATCGCTCCACATCTTTTTTGCATTCTGGTGTTGGCATGTCTTTCACAGCCTCAATCTTGCTCTGATCTGGTTTCAAACCATCTTTTGAGAATATATGACCCAGATATTTGATTTCCTCCAGGCCCACCTTACACTTTTCTTTATTCAGCTTGAAATTCTTGGCTCTTGCTGTCTCCAGTACTTGTCTCAATCTGTAGTAATGCTGTTCTTTAGTCTCACCCCAGATCAAAAGATCATCTATATACGTTTCAACGCTTTCAATCCCTTCACACAGCTGTCTCACTGTCCTGTGAAATACTTCTGGAACCGAATTAATTCCAAAAGCGAGTAGGAGGAATTGATAGCAGCCAAAAGGAATATTGAACGTACAGAGAGAGCTGGCTTAATCTAATTTTAGTTGCCAAACACCTGAACTTGCGTCTAGTACTGTGAAGTATTTTGCTTTTGATAGTCTGCTGGTTACTTCTTCAACTGTTGGTAGCTGGTAGTGTTCTCTCATTACAGCTGAACTGAGATCACGTGGATCTAAGCAGATTCTCAGTTTTCAATTGGATTTTTCCACACTCACAATGGGGTTTACCCACTGTGTTGGCTCTTCAGTTCTTGCTATCACTTTCCATTctattcagttctgtttttagtCTTTCTCTTAATGTGACAGGGATTTTTCTAGGTGGGTGTACATTTAGTGtaacaattcaattcaaatggTGTGTTCTCCCTCTAGGCAGCCTCTGCCCTCAAACACATCAGCATACTCTTTGAAAATATCCATTTCATCACTTTTATTCAGTGCCATCACTCTTGGTAAGCCCCATTTCTTCACATGCTTGAATTCCAAGTATTGTTTGGGCACTTGATTTCACGACAATTAAttccagaacaaaacctttctgtttgtatttcaCTGTCCAATTGCACTTTCCCCTTACAGGTATTTTGTCTCCAGTGCATGTTGACAGTTTCACATTTGTTGGTTTAAGTATGTTGTTTTTGCCTGTTCTTAGCAGTAAACTGTAAGGAATTACATTGGCTTGCGCACCAGTATCCAGTTTGAATTTGACAGGCTTGCACTCCATTTCTATTTCAACAATCCGGTCATCTGTCTTTGCTGCACAACTCCAACGAACAGACTTGATTGCTGATCCGTGACGTCGTCATCTACTGTGTGCACTTTCCGCGACCTACACATTCTGGCAAAATGGTTCATCTTCTTGCAGTTTTTAGTTTACATGATGGACGCTCAGTTCCAACgtgtttgctttttctttttctcgttttcattttattttgctgaTCTTTTTTACGTGTCTGCTTAGGTGGCTTAAGTCCTTCCATGCTTGCGACACTGTTGTTTGTCTAATTTAATCTACATCTCACACCATGTTTTGATGTGTGCCTTTTAGAGCAGATCTCACCACACCACTTCATGTTCAGCCATCTATGCTCATTATTTAACAGTGCCGCCCTGTGGCTTCCATGTGAATTACATCTGAATCAGGACGAATTATTCACACATCATGACAAACATTCTAGCTAACTAGACAAAATTTCCTAAATTCTCTCCTAACTTTAAGACAAATCAAGCGGTGTCATAATTTCTGTTTTAACTGTCTGTTTCTATCGTTTGATGCAGTGACAGGCAGCACAGTTCATTGTAACTAACATAATGACGCTACATTTATCGACAGTGAAAACTGTGGTTTgacttgtgatttttttttttttttttttttttttttaatttattttattattatttttttcttctttctaacagtgttttaaaaacccCAGACACAGCAGACACGATCCCCACCATCCCCTCTTACTACCCCCATGTGTTAATGGTGATAAACTCAGATTAATTATTATTGATAGAGCTAAGTGTCtgttattaggaggaataacggTAGCgtgctcggctaaagcgtttagaaaatgaaatgaactgaGCAGTGACGGCGCTCGTAATGAACACGACGCGCTGACACAttattcttaactttcagtttATCGTGCTTTACTTTTGTTTGACCCTTTTAAGTCTAATCTCGATCCGTCAgatcttaagacaaaaagataggCTGTTTCTGTAAGACGACCCCAAatttaatatttcagtattaTTACATAGGAGTTGTGACCTTTGTCATGATACTGTATGTGTAGATGACCGTGTATTCTTGACCAATCTAACCTACAAAAAGAACGAATGAATGTTTGTTTGTATCAACTTGAATTTTTGCTGGAATATTAGATTTTGATTGGTATGTGTCTTTGCAGATCCTATTGTGAAGGACCAGGGCAGAGGAGCCCCCCCTGCAGGAATGACTGCCGGCTCTACTCCTGTCAGCTCCTCTAGCATGATGGCAGGTGTGCTCTATATTTTCAGGCTTTCTTTAAGCCCTatcagggattttttttttttttttgagggggaGACAGCTTTTGATTGGGCTTTTCAATATGTAGTTAATATGCTTTAAGCATTTATTGCAGCAAAATAATTCTGTTAGGAGCATAGGCTAAAATTACACTTTGTTTAGGTATTTCTACTAGGGATGTGCACAGGTACTCCACTTGTTAACCACTTGTTAATGACATGACTAAGAAGGAAGAAAtagtgtcatttttttttcacaaactaCACTAAAATGTCTCTGGCTGATATTAGCCAGGTCCAGAAGAAGTGAAACTACATTACTCTGACAAACTGGTGTGATGGCACATTGTGTGCAGAGGAGAAAAGACAACGTGTCCTTATCTGCATTCAGTTACAGTTGTATTGGTTAACTGCTAGCTCCGTAGCTCATCTGAGGCAGCCTCTGTTACTCAGCAAACACAAAAACCTACTGATTTCCCTACTTGCCTATTTTTGAGTAATAATGTGGTACCAGTAATGCAGTTGTGCAGTACCAGTGGTGTCACTTTAAAACATAAGCCTACAGGGTTACAGCACAAACCCAATGTGAGAGAGTGATGCGGTCAGTATGAATGTGTGTCTGACAGCTGTCTGTCGCTCTCCTGCAGGTATCACCTCCATGGCAGCCAGCACGCAGCCCATAGCCAACATTGCAGCTGGCTCTCCTGTCATCTCCGCCCCTAACACGCTGGCTACACAAGTACCCGCTGCCACGGGAGCCCAACCTTgaacctctctttctctctcttcatctctcttatTCTTCCtgttctcttattctctctctatttttcctcttctttttgtttCCGTTGGCAATGTGGACAGAGCCGCtgacttcattttttttgttattattatgttgaCAGTAATGCAGAACTAATGCTAAGTTACTCTTTTCCTCTTCAGTTCTGTTGTATAGGGATATGGACTCCCATTATCTTTTAGCACCCGCCTGGGCGAGTTATAATAGGCATATGGGTGCGATTTCTCTCTTATCACCGTGACTGTctagaaacacatacacatgtagacctgaagaaggaaaataaaatttattttatatgtccCTCAAGTTTTCTTGTGCTTGAAAAACAGTTTTTTGACCTCCTTGTTCCCATTTGGTTGTGTTTTTGTGGGGCGGGGGGGGGAACTCAGCATTTTACTGCTTCACCTTTGGGTGTTATTACACTGTGAAACTTGATTACAGACTTCACAAAACCTCAGTGGGATGTGGACTCATGTTCGCCGGGTTCATGGTTGTACCCGTCCCACTGTACCATGCTGGAGCTTCAGTTGTGGTGTTCATGTGGACTTTGACGTTCTTGGACCGGGGGCCAAATTCAATCAAAACTGCTAAAACATTACTGACGGTGTGTATTCaggcattttgtgtgtgtgtgtagcaaaACCTGCTGATCAGTAAGTAGATGCAGTTGTTTCATTGTTGCTTTATTGATTATATGGAGAGTTGAAAGCAGGTTGATTGGATTTGGCTGTGGACTTGGATACTCAGTAGTTACTTCTAGGACATGTGGCC includes these proteins:
- the csnk2a1 gene encoding casein kinase II subunit alpha, with product MSGPVSSRSRVYPDVNTQRPREYWDYESHVVEWGNQDDYQLVRKLGRGKYSEVFEAINITNNEKVVVKILKPVKKKKIKREIKILENLRGGPNIITLLDIVKDPVSRTPALVFEHVNNTDFKQLYQTLSDYDIRFYMYEILKALDYCHSMGIMHRDVKPHNVMIDHEHRKLRLIDWGLAEFYHPNQEYNVRVASRYFKGPELLVDYQMYDYSLDMWSLGCMLASMIFRKEPFFHGHDNYDQLVRIAKVLGTEDLYDYIDKYNIELDPRFNDILGRHSRKRWERFVHSENQHLVSTEALDFLDKLLRYDHQARLTAREAMDHPYFYPIVKDQGRGAPPAGMTAGSTPVSSSSMMAGITSMAASTQPIANIAAGSPVISAPNTLATQVPAATGAQP